One stretch of Eupeodes corollae chromosome 2, idEupCoro1.1, whole genome shotgun sequence DNA includes these proteins:
- the LOC129944578 gene encoding alkaline phosphatase isoform X1 has translation MNGLLTIIVGLVLGILANNVVLSDEFHHPTNYRVKRNALPTEDGMETASFWLQDAQKDLKEKLKFNLNKEKAKNIIFFLGDGMSIDTVSAGRIFSGQLEGKLGERSKLSFEKFPIVGLSKTFCVDRQVADSACTSTAYLCGIKANYATIGVTANVTLNDCQAGQDPANQVESIAGWAQRAKKATGFVTTTTVTNASPAGLFAHVGHRDYESDFQVMQQNQDPHNCRDIADQLVNDDVGKKFNVILGGGTRRFLPNGTLDFNGNSGERLDGRNLIKEWLETKKGSAKTVFDRDQLLSVDYDRTDYLLGLFSPNEMAYKTDANSTKDPSLEEMTEAAIKMLESNKNGYFLFVEGARIDHGHHQNLAHKALMETVELSKAVQKAVDITDAADTLIVVSSDHGHTMTISGYPTIGNNILGLNTEPSDVDGLPYTTLSYANGPSYNQHFNNKKTRLDLREVDVSDDVLSDSFEANHFNISSFNLFPTHQHIKNKKTRLDLSKVDVLNKEYKYASTVPQVDETHGGGDVAVFANGPWAHLFSGVVEQNILPHIMAYAACIGDGLTMCQE, from the exons aattccATCATCCTACTAACTACCGAGTAAAACGGAATGCTTTACCTACTGAAGATGGAATGGAAACAGCTTCATTTTGGTTGCAGGATGCCCAAAAAGATCTAAAGGAAAAACTTAAGTTCAATCTTAACAAAGAAAAAGCCAAGAATATAATCTTCTTCCTTGGCGATGGAATGTCAATTGATACAGTATCGGCAGGTCGTATTTTCAGTGGACAGTTGGAGGGAAAATTGGGTGAACGCAGTAAACTGTCATTTGAAAAGTTCCCAATTGTCGGACTTTCAAAG actTTTTGTGTAGACAGACAAGTTGCAGATTCAGCATGCACATCTACGGCTTATTTATGTGGTATTAAAGCAAACTATGCTACAATTGGTGTGACTGCCAATGTCACTTTGAACGATTGTCAAGCTGGACAGGATCCTGCGAATCAAGTGGAATCAATAGCCGGTTGGGCACAGAGGGCAAAGAAGGCAACAGGTTTTGTAACCACGACAACTGTGACAAATGCAAGTCCTGCTGGTTTGTTTGCTCATGTCGGCCATCGTGACTATGAAAGTGACTTCCAAGTTATGCAACAAAATCAAGATCCACACAATTGTAGGGACATTGCTGACCAGCTGGTCAATGATGATGTTGGAAAGAAATTTAACGTTATTCTTGGTGGAGGCACGAGAAGGTTTTTGCCTAATGGAACACTGGATTTCAATGGCAATTCAGGTGAACGATTGGATGGCCGGAATCTGATCAAAGAATGGTTAGAAACGAAAAAAGGCTCTGCAAAAACAGTATTTGATCGGGATCAACTGCTATCGGTAGACTACGATCGGACGGACTATCTGTTGGGACTTTTTTCTCCGAATGAAATGGCCTACAAAACTGATGCAAATTCAACAAAAGATCCGTCATTGGAGGAGATGACAGAAGCAGCCATTAAGATGTTAGAAAGCAACAAAAATGGTTATTTCCTGTTTGTAGAGGGCGCTCGCATCGATCATGGACATCATCAGAATCTAGCTCACAAAGCACTTATGGAGACAGTTGAACTGTCAAAAGCTGTGCAGAAAGCTGTTGACATAACTGATGCTGCTGACACATTGATCGTTGTTAGTTCAGATCACGGACATACAATGACCATAAGTGGATATCCGACAATCGGAAATAATATTCTCGGACTAAATACAGAGCCAAGCGATGTAGATGGTTTACCTTATACAACACTCAGTTATGCAAATGGACCCAGTTACAATCAACACTTTAACAATAAGAAAACTCGTCTTGATCTTCGTGAAGTTGATGTTT cAGACGACGTTCTGTCGGACTCTTTTGAGGCGAATCATTTTAACATTTCATCATTTAATCTTTTTCCCACTCATcaacatattaaaaataagaaaactcgTCTTGATCTTAGTAAAGTTGATGTTT taaacaagGAATATAAATATGCCAGCACTGTTCCCCAAGTCGATGAAACTCACGGAGGTGGAGATGTTGCCGTCTTTGCAAATG GTCCTTGGGCGCATTTGTTTTCAGGAGTtgtagaacaaaatattttacctcACATTATGGCATATGCGGCTTGCATTGGAGATGGACTTACAATGTgtcaagaataa
- the LOC129944578 gene encoding alkaline phosphatase isoform X2, protein MNGLLTIIVGLVLGILANNVVLSDEFHHPTNYRVKRNALPTEDGMETASFWLQDAQKDLKEKLKFNLNKEKAKNIIFFLGDGMSIDTVSAGRIFSGQLEGKLGERSKLSFEKFPIVGLSKTFCVDRQVADSACTSTAYLCGIKANYATIGVTANVTLNDCQAGQDPANQVESIAGWAQRAKKATGFVTTTTVTNASPAGLFAHVGHRDYESDFQVMQQNQDPHNCRDIADQLVNDDVGKKFNVILGGGTRRFLPNGTLDFNGNSGERLDGRNLIKEWLETKKGSAKTVFDRDQLLSVDYDRTDYLLGLFSPNEMAYKTDANSTKDPSLEEMTEAAIKMLESNKNGYFLFVEGARIDHGHHQNLAHKALMETVELSKAVQKAVDITDAADTLIVVSSDHGHTMTISGYPTIGNNILGLNTEPSDVDGLPYTTLSYANGPSYNQHFNNKKTRLDLREVDVLNKEYKYASTVPQVDETHGGGDVAVFANGPWAHLFSGVVEQNILPHIMAYAACIGDGLTMCQE, encoded by the exons aattccATCATCCTACTAACTACCGAGTAAAACGGAATGCTTTACCTACTGAAGATGGAATGGAAACAGCTTCATTTTGGTTGCAGGATGCCCAAAAAGATCTAAAGGAAAAACTTAAGTTCAATCTTAACAAAGAAAAAGCCAAGAATATAATCTTCTTCCTTGGCGATGGAATGTCAATTGATACAGTATCGGCAGGTCGTATTTTCAGTGGACAGTTGGAGGGAAAATTGGGTGAACGCAGTAAACTGTCATTTGAAAAGTTCCCAATTGTCGGACTTTCAAAG actTTTTGTGTAGACAGACAAGTTGCAGATTCAGCATGCACATCTACGGCTTATTTATGTGGTATTAAAGCAAACTATGCTACAATTGGTGTGACTGCCAATGTCACTTTGAACGATTGTCAAGCTGGACAGGATCCTGCGAATCAAGTGGAATCAATAGCCGGTTGGGCACAGAGGGCAAAGAAGGCAACAGGTTTTGTAACCACGACAACTGTGACAAATGCAAGTCCTGCTGGTTTGTTTGCTCATGTCGGCCATCGTGACTATGAAAGTGACTTCCAAGTTATGCAACAAAATCAAGATCCACACAATTGTAGGGACATTGCTGACCAGCTGGTCAATGATGATGTTGGAAAGAAATTTAACGTTATTCTTGGTGGAGGCACGAGAAGGTTTTTGCCTAATGGAACACTGGATTTCAATGGCAATTCAGGTGAACGATTGGATGGCCGGAATCTGATCAAAGAATGGTTAGAAACGAAAAAAGGCTCTGCAAAAACAGTATTTGATCGGGATCAACTGCTATCGGTAGACTACGATCGGACGGACTATCTGTTGGGACTTTTTTCTCCGAATGAAATGGCCTACAAAACTGATGCAAATTCAACAAAAGATCCGTCATTGGAGGAGATGACAGAAGCAGCCATTAAGATGTTAGAAAGCAACAAAAATGGTTATTTCCTGTTTGTAGAGGGCGCTCGCATCGATCATGGACATCATCAGAATCTAGCTCACAAAGCACTTATGGAGACAGTTGAACTGTCAAAAGCTGTGCAGAAAGCTGTTGACATAACTGATGCTGCTGACACATTGATCGTTGTTAGTTCAGATCACGGACATACAATGACCATAAGTGGATATCCGACAATCGGAAATAATATTCTCGGACTAAATACAGAGCCAAGCGATGTAGATGGTTTACCTTATACAACACTCAGTTATGCAAATGGACCCAGTTACAATCAACACTTTAACAATAAGAAAACTCGTCTTGATCTTCGTGAAGTTGATGTTT taaacaagGAATATAAATATGCCAGCACTGTTCCCCAAGTCGATGAAACTCACGGAGGTGGAGATGTTGCCGTCTTTGCAAATG GTCCTTGGGCGCATTTGTTTTCAGGAGTtgtagaacaaaatattttacctcACATTATGGCATATGCGGCTTGCATTGGAGATGGACTTACAATGTgtcaagaataa